In one window of Bacillota bacterium DNA:
- a CDS encoding MFS transporter produces the protein MPNDNNSNKQNNGGINYQGKGINKFFGQIDSTTDKYPYIFLLLYVFYFGGNGILNPFFPVYLDDIGLSQTVKGVLLALGPLVAMFSQPFWGIMGDRAKTKNIILKILLVASAAIFVFFPLFTDLWYVFVIYFIFMFFYSSINPIIDTITLDYLEKTRWKFGPIRMGGTIGFAIVTLVAGFIVENNINNMFIMYSAILFASFILVYRIPPVKGYQFGRKKISPAELLKDKKLVLLMGFGFAVQVTLGYYYSFYPVYFKQIGGDNALLGWAMFASALSEVPFLLFANKIVKRLGTVNTLIGSALVTALRWLIMYMVTNAQQALLANCLHGLTFIVFTYCLAVFINENVPKELRASGQALNGLINMGAARIIGNILGGALSDIFGIRRMFLYISIIGFGTAIIFCFVLKRKGKEKQGSIEPN, from the coding sequence TTGCCGAATGATAATAATAGCAATAAACAAAACAATGGTGGAATTAATTACCAAGGTAAGGGAATTAATAAGTTTTTCGGTCAAATTGATTCAACTACTGATAAATACCCATACATATTTCTTCTGCTTTATGTATTTTATTTTGGCGGGAATGGAATTTTAAATCCGTTTTTTCCTGTTTACCTGGATGATATAGGTTTAAGCCAGACTGTTAAAGGTGTTTTGCTGGCGTTGGGACCGCTTGTTGCAATGTTCAGTCAGCCTTTTTGGGGAATTATGGGAGATAGGGCAAAAACCAAGAATATCATATTAAAAATATTGCTTGTGGCAAGCGCGGCAATATTTGTTTTCTTTCCCTTGTTTACGGACTTGTGGTATGTTTTTGTCATATATTTTATATTCATGTTTTTCTATTCTTCAATAAATCCCATAATTGATACCATAACCCTTGATTACCTGGAAAAAACCAGGTGGAAATTCGGCCCGATAAGGATGGGTGGAACCATTGGCTTTGCAATAGTAACGCTGGTTGCAGGATTTATTGTTGAGAATAATATCAATAATATGTTTATTATGTATTCTGCAATACTTTTCGCAAGTTTTATCCTTGTTTACAGGATTCCACCGGTAAAAGGATACCAGTTTGGCAGAAAAAAGATTTCGCCGGCAGAACTCCTTAAAGATAAAAAATTGGTGTTATTGATGGGATTCGGTTTTGCCGTACAGGTGACACTGGGATACTATTACAGTTTTTACCCGGTATATTTTAAGCAAATAGGAGGAGACAATGCCCTGCTGGGGTGGGCCATGTTTGCATCCGCTTTAAGCGAGGTACCCTTTTTGCTTTTTGCCAATAAAATTGTAAAGAGATTAGGCACTGTAAACACGCTTATTGGTTCTGCCCTGGTAACAGCATTGAGGTGGCTTATTATGTATATGGTAACAAATGCCCAGCAGGCGCTTCTTGCAAATTGTCTGCACGGATTGACATTTATTGTGTTTACATATTGCCTTGCTGTTTTTATCAACGAAAACGTGCCGAAAGAACTGAGGGCATCAGGACAAGCCCTGAATGGATTAATAAATATGGGAGCGGCAAGGATTATCGGCAATATTCTGGGTGGCGCTCTAAGCGATATCTTTGGTATAAGGCGCATGTTTCTTTATATTTCTATTATTGGTTTCGGCACGGCAATAATATTCTGTTTTGTTTTGAAGAGAAAGGGAAAAGAAAAACAGGGATCAATTGAACCAAACTGA
- a CDS encoding response regulator transcription factor, with protein MEKPCILVVDDDRKIAKAIAINLEKEGYDAVCAHDGMEAIEILTCRNIHLILLDIMMPRMDGLSATLKIREKKNIPIIILSAKSEDTDKILGLSMGADDYVTKPFNPMELMARVKSQLRRYMSLGDVNSPDNDNLIRCGDLCFDKEKKRLTAHGDVVKLTATETKIVELLMKNQGRIFSAEEIYERVWNQPSFSCENTVMVHIRRIREKIEINPKEPEYLKVVWGIGYKIEKK; from the coding sequence TTGGAAAAACCATGCATCCTTGTTGTTGACGATGACCGCAAAATTGCTAAGGCAATTGCCATAAATCTTGAGAAAGAAGGATACGACGCAGTATGCGCCCATGACGGCATGGAAGCCATAGAAATATTGACCTGCAGGAATATACACCTGATACTGCTTGACATTATGATGCCAAGGATGGATGGCCTTTCGGCAACGCTAAAAATCCGTGAGAAAAAGAATATACCAATTATTATCTTGTCGGCTAAATCCGAGGATACGGATAAAATATTGGGACTTTCCATGGGTGCGGATGATTATGTGACAAAGCCTTTTAATCCAATGGAGCTCATGGCCCGTGTCAAATCTCAGCTTCGAAGGTATATGAGCCTCGGGGATGTTAATTCCCCTGATAATGATAACTTGATAAGATGTGGGGATTTATGTTTTGACAAAGAAAAAAAGCGACTTACGGCACATGGCGATGTTGTAAAATTAACCGCGACAGAAACAAAAATCGTGGAGCTACTGATGAAAAATCAAGGCCGCATATTTTCCGCAGAAGAGATATATGAGCGCGTATGGAATCAACCCTCATTCTCATGCGAAAATACTGTTATGGTGCATATACGCCGCATACGTGAAAAAATTGAAATAAACCCTAAAGAGCCCGAATATTTGAAGGTGGTGTGGGGAATTGGATATAAAATCGAAAAAAAGTAG